A genomic segment from Candidatus Poribacteria bacterium encodes:
- a CDS encoding helix-turn-helix transcriptional regulator — translation MKLRRHELKLTQTELAKVANLTPAAISQFESGARKPSFKTLSSLSDALKVTTDYLLGKADKSYDDLLADPKISAMFKGMMEFTEKDKETLYEFYEFLKMKAKKLSNTSNT, via the coding sequence ATAAAACTACGTCGTCATGAACTGAAGTTGACACAAACGGAACTTGCAAAGGTGGCAAATCTAACACCTGCTGCGATCTCTCAATTTGAATCAGGAGCCCGAAAACCGTCGTTTAAAACACTTTCAAGTCTTTCCGATGCTTTAAAAGTCACTACCGATTACCTACTTGGAAAAGCCGACAAAAGTTACGATGACCTCTTAGCCGACCCCAAGATTAGTGCTATGTTCAAAGGGATGATGGAATTTACGGAAAAAGATAAGGAAACGCTCTACGAGTTCTACGAATTTCTTAAGATGAAAGCGAAAAAACTCTCTAACACCTCAAACACATAG
- a CDS encoding ABC transporter ATP-binding protein codes for MNIPTEIGDVNAILAETPEKFQRILPKENTVRVRNLIKRYEMGTQTVDALRGVNFQIQRGEYISIMGPSGSGKSTLFNMIGGLDKPTEGRVYIDEVDIAQLDAYELAWLRCRKIGYIFQSFNLIPVMTALENVSLPMIFAGMSADESREKGIDLLTLVGLGDRVQHKPLELSGGQQQRVAIARSLANDPAIVLADEPTGNLDTKTGLEIIALLRRLNAENGVTIITATHDHKMLDVSDRIFHMADGKVDKIESRDEIDLHVGKLDGEEVG; via the coding sequence ATGAATATACCAACAGAAATCGGCGATGTTAATGCCATTCTTGCCGAAACGCCAGAAAAGTTCCAACGCATTCTTCCGAAGGAGAATACAGTTCGCGTCAGGAACCTCATCAAGCGATATGAAATGGGAACGCAGACCGTGGATGCTCTCCGCGGTGTTAATTTCCAAATCCAGCGCGGTGAATATATCTCTATTATGGGTCCCTCCGGTTCAGGAAAATCGACACTTTTCAACATGATTGGTGGTTTAGACAAACCGACCGAAGGTAGAGTCTACATCGACGAGGTGGACATCGCGCAACTTGACGCGTACGAACTCGCATGGCTCCGCTGCCGAAAAATCGGCTATATTTTTCAATCGTTCAATCTCATTCCAGTTATGACAGCACTCGAAAACGTTTCGCTTCCGATGATCTTCGCCGGTATGAGTGCCGACGAAAGCAGAGAAAAAGGCATTGACCTCCTCACACTCGTCGGACTTGGTGATCGCGTGCAACATAAACCGTTAGAACTCTCCGGTGGACAACAACAACGTGTCGCAATCGCACGTTCGCTTGCAAACGACCCCGCAATTGTTCTCGCCGATGAACCGACGGGAAACTTGGACACCAAAACTGGACTCGAAATCATTGCCCTACTCCGTCGACTTAATGCTGAAAACGGCGTAACCATCATCACCGCGACGCACGATCATAAAATGTTAGATGTCTCCGATCGCATCTTCCACATGGCAGATGGTAAAGTGGACAAGATTGAGTCGCGCGATGAGATTGATCTCCACGTCGGTAAATTAGATGGTGAGGAAGTCGGATAG
- a CDS encoding aminotransferase class V-fold PLP-dependent enzyme: protein MNIYKRLGIRTVINGNATLTRLGGSIMPSEVVAAMSDAAKHFIDIIELQKRVGEEIAKLTHNEAAYVSCGAAAALTLSAAACITGLDPDKREKLPHLDASMKSEVIVHRHGRVGYDYAVRQVGVTFIEIGNENGTTPDELENAITEKTAAIFYFANPSREHLWVPYEEAIAIAERHNVPLIVDAAAQLPPPENLWQFTQMGADLALFSGGKGLCGPQSSGLIVGKKSLIEAIAFNGPPHPFIGRGMKVGKEELVGLLAAVEWYLNQDHDKLQQSYEDQVTYYDEVFSDIEGVTVHRIFPSEAGQPMPRTEIRFDAEQLGITRNEILQQLAEGEPSIDIPGSGENGVIINGQTLMPGEVEKIAQRLKEILDGT from the coding sequence ATGAACATCTACAAACGCTTAGGCATTCGCACAGTCATCAACGGCAATGCGACGCTCACACGGCTCGGTGGTTCGATTATGCCATCTGAGGTGGTCGCGGCGATGTCAGACGCTGCCAAGCACTTTATAGACATCATCGAACTCCAAAAACGGGTCGGGGAAGAGATTGCGAAACTCACTCACAACGAAGCGGCGTATGTCTCCTGTGGTGCCGCTGCTGCCTTGACCCTCAGCGCAGCGGCGTGTATCACCGGACTCGACCCTGACAAGCGCGAAAAATTGCCCCACCTTGATGCATCAATGAAAAGCGAAGTCATTGTGCATCGTCACGGGCGTGTCGGATACGATTACGCCGTTCGGCAGGTCGGCGTCACATTTATAGAGATAGGCAACGAAAACGGGACAACTCCTGACGAGTTAGAAAACGCCATTACGGAAAAGACCGCCGCAATCTTTTACTTCGCAAACCCCAGCAGAGAACACCTCTGGGTGCCTTATGAAGAAGCCATCGCTATTGCCGAAAGGCACAACGTCCCCCTCATTGTTGATGCCGCCGCACAGTTACCACCCCCAGAAAACTTATGGCAGTTCACACAGATGGGTGCTGATTTGGCACTCTTTAGTGGCGGGAAAGGTTTGTGCGGACCACAGAGTAGTGGGTTAATTGTCGGCAAAAAATCGTTGATTGAGGCTATCGCCTTCAACGGACCGCCGCATCCATTTATCGGTCGAGGCATGAAAGTCGGGAAAGAAGAACTGGTAGGGCTCCTCGCCGCAGTCGAATGGTATCTGAATCAAGACCATGATAAACTACAGCAATCTTACGAGGATCAAGTTACCTATTACGATGAAGTGTTCTCGGACATCGAAGGCGTTACGGTGCACCGTATCTTCCCCTCCGAAGCCGGACAACCGATGCCCCGCACTGAAATCCGATTTGATGCGGAACAACTCGGCATCACACGGAACGAAATCCTTCAGCAACTTGCAGAAGGTGAACCCTCTATTGACATTCCAGGATCAGGAGAAAACGGTGTCATCATCAATGGACAGACGCTAATGCCCGGAGAGGTAGAAAAAATTGCCCAAAGACTAAAGGAAATTCTCGATGGAACTTAA
- a CDS encoding LysM peptidoglycan-binding domain-containing protein: MKIHSRHECRGRHFSALFAQAYRDFRDNVLMFSLSVLLVAGVPLSDTAYAQAVSSTGMQSAAIQIRDDLSIGNIRKDIARLSSLDSRVTGYPQSASGSKYIFDRFVETGLQNVESREFSVTVPIDHGDSIIEVLSPEANVLHAFKLTPLWPNLVRTSLLADGIKHTVLTGETLNDIAESYQVDETTILADERNQFLATPVVEGSTVFIPTGGLSGPLLDGDDAELADFNGTNIGGFWHKLQEGDTLTTLARRYRITEASITDDILNEHLQKASDGIDNDEDGTIDEYGEIPLLSEILGWGTDGIDNDADGWTDEIPGDDTDGIDNNNDGHVDESGEFVAASESHIFIPKGAIVLIDFNSSTRYINAAMLGGTAVIFIEPETTIRGEAENKFGTVPANIPRFWISKEDAAVLTNLIEEQHTQGNQVNVRVRGKMTWERRVGQNIRGFLEGGDPTLRDELIVLTAYYDAMSVVPAMAPGADPTCGIATLMELARLFSQPQYRPGYSVLFVAVDGHFQGLAGMRAFMEGIGQDIVGSDTDSPGTPTMHGLRRGLSTDVLEFEELGRRLVLSIDRSVLVDLPADFFHGIHNVKSDLDSLTTTLNGLSETRSEIESLTEQQRDFSERQKKQADRNRKREKQGFTGEEKSRLLANLARSKKEALQTTHFLRDIVGRMAEVRAVALSTSRSAQRELIETLGLPIARLDTWAVKKLIHAIETGSTDGYDTHPNDAYLIPVQQGSDWQIPIPEDLPEERISDIEMLNTTLANWEMSDKRKFALMWTPEKILDRHLDLHSLNKAKEARSVLRDANDTQEIAIQREVQLLEKVLVQIPDSQPVEDEVKTSIRQLKETPMGKPSGDSLIYGGQFLSKAGIERLNTIDTQLRQRLAESGDTTDVAVLIADLLKDKQSIFEIALRNARLERTRIQNLIATAETLGREYLDEERLILENYLSEDEVEQALSLRSRIASQITENELLTIVKKRADTDIVALENLIERLPTLGTDLDEETKTLLRDNMLTLRNARFRNIQSRIEKMLRIDTDEYNRKLGQIEAAIALQDLFNRYYTSLYISIDLSSQSNQFGVFNKGWFYDQQPEFVLRREFASIGNKLAAYAEDADFGVRVRKLWQWTDDQIRQAVMARQWTVANGISDKAALEGKTLETLLSSHFNKLTGLSGVSRLMKMQFEQWRNQGEPSEDMLKDMDYIRKEVERFIRNDVRTAKKNRKNNIRTREQLDAMLRLRHEDPDTFSDEEIEDIKTLISIAGLGGESNFVNAISASGGKTWKTYIPGKIAFDSEVATLVGKTGIAFATIEDARVLTDTPLDTIERVDLREGGNLHQQSQTLASLLIQALRDEEMPTAARVGNFYCNLFGDVVEFDARESALPNKPVPYPILTLRRKHKTMMGVRGDLFVMGDNKGNFEVAGLAMEGRATRRLGGAQEVEAYILDKDSGDIVYAPDLGNYGAKLLPNKIPINTRRRGCRVVTFPCVSTTIYDLVDQRYLRTLRELEVYDALTDSAPEKFGMSKPWQQEGVSAAEPIALVYSEPNTRIKVGMAYGQIGKRLLLIKATKSGMKNPTLYTGEGFVVRENGQIRLTPYVVVRDMWWLDENRSRLYKRFGISSDRLDKLHQFANDYLARAETELLQSDYQQALKLARAAWGYESRAYPDVKQTGNDVVNGVMFYLALLMPFAYFMERLIFGFPNIHKQILGSFGIFLLVFFFLSQVHPAFQITTTPVIILIAFVVLALTVIVISIIVRKFEEQLEKIRQEGNKVYKADVGRLSASAAAFSLGISNMRKRKGRTVLTCCTLVILTFTVISFTSVRTFMHPNRTSLPQVTPRYTGLLIRDQYWRPLEEPVLTSVLNDMQKTQITLTALERLLERKNELLVKQGEQPVDLAEARRTLEEKGFIEQVDAESVLTVRNVVAPRAWYQSSGTGDQSFVQLTRTENESDPSPPTHPLTGEALTFAANMLVGMNESEPGVSGINRYLQYGKWFDPADANEWPTEWPYAIVLPKGMAELLKITESDMGKATVSVYGADFTVVGVLGIGFKDLTDNDGEELTPVDYQLMQQQRSRGATGDETLEGELQKYLHLTPDSVAILPYQVVMNQGGTLRSVAVNMEPQQDDPKLLGAIDKLDLIMAPLMNRIALDFFVGRDKDTYLYSSIGMTSFSGMGNLFVPILIAALIVLNTMLGAVYERVREISIYSSVGLAPVHIAFLFLAEACVYAIVGAVLGYLMGQAIATTLVHFGWLAGLTLNYSSMSTVVATIIVMLVVLLSTMYPAIKASRMAVPDIERKWKLPEPEGDVWHFNLPFTVLEEEALGLNVFMRDYFDAHADESASDFYTDQVAFSQIEAEDSYQIGMMVWLAPYDLGVSQSIQFVTSPVGGEEEDLYKITLDVHRESGEIASWKRVNRRFLNLLRKQLLIWRTFSVDIRAEFHERGRTEGMDPEAEEAGQMEPVPTPAD; this comes from the coding sequence ATGAAAATCCATAGTAGACACGAGTGCCGCGGGCGGCATTTCAGTGCGCTTTTTGCGCAAGCCTATAGAGACTTTCGAGACAATGTATTAATGTTCTCTCTTTCGGTTTTGCTTGTCGCTGGGGTACCACTATCCGATACTGCATACGCACAAGCAGTTTCCAGTACTGGTATGCAATCTGCAGCCATCCAGATTCGGGATGACCTCTCTATCGGTAACATTCGAAAGGACATTGCACGCCTCTCAAGTCTCGACAGTCGCGTAACGGGTTATCCACAATCGGCAAGCGGGAGCAAATATATTTTTGATCGTTTCGTTGAAACCGGTTTGCAGAATGTGGAAAGCCGCGAATTTTCTGTCACCGTGCCCATCGATCACGGTGATAGTATTATTGAAGTCCTCTCGCCGGAAGCCAATGTGCTACACGCCTTTAAACTCACACCCCTCTGGCCCAACCTTGTGCGGACCTCCCTATTAGCAGATGGCATTAAACACACCGTATTAACAGGAGAAACACTCAACGACATCGCAGAAAGTTACCAAGTTGATGAGACAACTATTCTTGCAGACGAGCGGAATCAATTTCTGGCAACCCCCGTTGTCGAAGGAAGCACTGTGTTTATTCCGACAGGTGGTTTATCTGGTCCCCTCCTCGACGGCGATGATGCTGAACTCGCTGATTTCAACGGGACTAACATTGGCGGATTTTGGCACAAGCTCCAAGAGGGAGATACACTTACAACGCTCGCCAGACGTTATCGTATCACCGAAGCCAGTATCACCGATGATATACTTAATGAGCACCTGCAAAAAGCATCCGATGGCATCGACAACGATGAGGATGGCACTATTGATGAATACGGTGAAATCCCCCTGCTTTCTGAAATCTTAGGGTGGGGAACAGATGGTATTGACAACGATGCCGATGGATGGACAGACGAAATTCCGGGTGACGATACCGATGGCATCGATAACAATAACGATGGGCACGTCGATGAATCTGGCGAGTTTGTCGCCGCGAGTGAATCACACATCTTTATCCCAAAAGGGGCAATCGTCCTTATCGATTTTAACTCCAGCACTCGTTATATCAATGCAGCAATGCTCGGTGGCACTGCTGTCATCTTTATCGAACCCGAAACAACCATCCGAGGAGAAGCAGAAAATAAGTTCGGTACCGTCCCCGCTAACATACCGCGATTCTGGATTTCTAAAGAAGATGCTGCTGTCCTAACCAATTTGATAGAGGAACAGCACACGCAAGGCAATCAAGTTAATGTTCGTGTGAGAGGTAAGATGACATGGGAACGCCGCGTAGGGCAAAATATACGCGGGTTTTTGGAAGGCGGAGACCCAACCTTACGCGATGAACTCATCGTTCTCACAGCTTATTACGACGCCATGTCCGTTGTTCCCGCAATGGCACCCGGTGCCGATCCGACTTGCGGCATCGCAACCCTCATGGAACTTGCACGCCTTTTTAGTCAGCCCCAATACCGACCCGGCTATTCTGTCCTCTTTGTTGCAGTCGATGGACACTTCCAAGGGCTTGCCGGCATGCGCGCCTTCATGGAAGGAATTGGACAAGATATTGTCGGTTCCGACACCGATTCACCCGGCACACCAACGATGCACGGCCTTCGCCGTGGACTCTCTACAGATGTCCTCGAATTTGAAGAGTTGGGCAGAAGGCTTGTCCTCTCCATTGACCGGAGCGTCCTCGTCGATCTCCCCGCTGATTTTTTCCACGGTATACATAACGTAAAGTCTGACTTGGACTCCCTCACAACTACACTAAACGGCTTGTCAGAAACACGGTCTGAGATTGAATCCCTTACGGAGCAGCAGCGGGACTTTTCAGAACGCCAGAAGAAACAGGCAGATAGGAATCGAAAACGCGAAAAGCAAGGCTTCACAGGTGAAGAGAAGAGTCGTTTGTTAGCAAACCTCGCCCGATCGAAGAAAGAGGCTTTGCAAACGACACATTTCCTCCGAGATATTGTCGGCAGGATGGCTGAGGTGCGTGCTGTTGCGCTCAGCACAAGCCGATCCGCACAGCGAGAATTGATCGAAACGCTTGGGCTACCGATTGCGCGTCTCGACACATGGGCGGTCAAGAAACTCATTCACGCGATAGAGACCGGCAGTACTGATGGATATGATACGCACCCAAATGATGCCTACCTTATTCCGGTGCAACAGGGTTCAGATTGGCAAATCCCCATACCCGAAGACCTCCCAGAAGAACGCATCTCTGATATTGAGATGCTTAACACAACCCTCGCAAACTGGGAGATGAGCGACAAACGCAAATTTGCGCTGATGTGGACTCCTGAGAAAATACTCGACCGGCATCTCGACCTACATTCACTCAACAAAGCAAAAGAGGCACGTAGTGTCTTGCGCGATGCTAACGACACCCAAGAGATCGCGATCCAGCGAGAGGTCCAGTTACTTGAAAAGGTTCTGGTCCAAATACCTGATAGCCAACCGGTTGAAGATGAGGTTAAAACGAGCATTCGGCAACTCAAAGAAACGCCGATGGGAAAACCGAGCGGCGATTCTTTGATTTATGGTGGTCAGTTTTTGTCGAAAGCCGGGATAGAACGTCTCAACACTATCGATACCCAACTTCGACAGCGATTAGCCGAATCTGGAGACACTACTGATGTTGCTGTATTGATAGCAGATCTTCTCAAAGATAAACAAAGTATCTTTGAAATCGCACTCCGGAACGCTCGATTGGAACGAACGCGTATCCAAAATTTGATCGCAACCGCTGAAACTTTGGGGCGAGAATACTTGGATGAAGAACGTCTCATTTTGGAAAACTACCTATCAGAGGATGAAGTTGAACAGGCACTTTCTTTGCGCTCGCGCATCGCATCACAGATCACTGAAAATGAATTGTTAACGATCGTCAAAAAGCGGGCGGATACAGATATCGTAGCACTCGAAAACCTGATTGAACGGTTACCCACATTAGGTACCGATTTGGATGAAGAGACGAAGACACTCCTACGCGATAATATGTTGACCCTCCGCAATGCACGTTTTCGTAACATCCAGAGTCGTATCGAAAAGATGTTGCGTATTGATACCGATGAATACAACCGAAAACTCGGGCAGATCGAGGCAGCAATCGCACTACAAGACCTGTTCAACCGGTATTATACCTCTCTCTATATTAGCATTGACCTTTCCTCACAGTCAAATCAGTTCGGCGTGTTCAACAAGGGATGGTTCTACGATCAGCAGCCCGAATTTGTATTACGGCGCGAGTTTGCAAGCATCGGTAATAAACTTGCCGCTTACGCCGAAGATGCTGATTTTGGTGTCCGTGTCAGGAAACTTTGGCAGTGGACAGACGATCAAATTCGTCAAGCCGTTATGGCACGCCAATGGACAGTGGCAAACGGGATATCCGATAAAGCGGCTCTTGAAGGAAAGACGCTTGAAACGTTACTGAGTTCGCACTTCAACAAACTCACCGGTCTCAGTGGAGTGAGCCGACTCATGAAGATGCAGTTTGAACAGTGGCGCAATCAAGGTGAACCCTCTGAGGATATGCTCAAAGATATGGATTACATCCGCAAAGAGGTCGAGCGTTTCATCCGAAATGATGTCCGCACTGCAAAGAAGAATCGAAAGAATAACATCCGTACGCGTGAGCAGCTCGATGCCATGCTCCGACTTCGACACGAAGATCCGGATACCTTCTCCGATGAAGAAATTGAGGATATTAAAACCCTCATTTCGATCGCCGGTCTCGGCGGCGAGTCAAACTTCGTTAACGCTATCTCCGCAAGCGGCGGAAAGACGTGGAAGACCTATATCCCAGGTAAAATCGCCTTTGACAGCGAGGTCGCAACACTTGTCGGAAAGACCGGAATCGCTTTTGCAACTATCGAAGACGCTCGCGTCTTAACGGACACACCTCTTGACACAATCGAACGCGTTGATTTGCGCGAAGGTGGTAATCTCCATCAGCAATCACAAACATTAGCATCCTTACTCATCCAAGCACTTCGGGACGAAGAAATGCCCACCGCCGCACGTGTCGGGAATTTCTACTGCAACCTTTTCGGTGATGTCGTCGAATTTGACGCGCGCGAGTCCGCACTCCCGAATAAACCGGTGCCTTACCCGATTTTGACGCTCCGCAGGAAACACAAAACCATGATGGGGGTTCGTGGCGATCTGTTTGTGATGGGCGATAACAAGGGGAACTTTGAAGTCGCCGGGTTAGCGATGGAAGGCAGAGCCACACGGCGTCTCGGTGGTGCTCAAGAGGTTGAAGCATACATTCTTGACAAAGACTCCGGAGACATCGTCTATGCCCCCGATCTCGGGAACTATGGCGCGAAACTGCTTCCCAATAAAATTCCGATCAACACCCGTAGACGTGGGTGCCGTGTTGTTACATTCCCGTGTGTATCTACAACTATCTACGACTTGGTGGATCAACGGTATCTGCGAACCCTGCGGGAACTCGAAGTCTATGATGCCCTCACGGATAGTGCACCAGAGAAATTCGGGATGTCCAAACCGTGGCAGCAGGAAGGTGTGTCCGCAGCCGAACCCATTGCCCTCGTGTATAGCGAACCCAACACGCGCATTAAAGTTGGAATGGCATACGGACAGATTGGTAAACGTCTCCTTCTTATTAAAGCGACGAAGAGCGGTATGAAGAACCCGACGCTTTATACTGGTGAAGGTTTTGTCGTTCGCGAAAACGGGCAAATTCGCCTCACGCCGTATGTCGTTGTCCGAGATATGTGGTGGCTTGATGAGAACCGCTCACGACTTTACAAACGGTTTGGTATCTCCAGCGACCGGCTTGACAAACTCCATCAATTTGCGAACGATTACCTCGCACGCGCCGAGACCGAATTACTCCAAAGTGACTACCAACAGGCACTCAAACTCGCACGCGCCGCGTGGGGTTATGAATCACGCGCATACCCAGACGTCAAACAGACGGGTAACGATGTCGTTAACGGTGTGATGTTCTATCTCGCCTTACTGATGCCGTTCGCCTACTTCATGGAACGGCTCATTTTCGGTTTCCCAAATATTCATAAGCAGATTCTGGGTTCATTCGGCATCTTTTTACTCGTATTCTTCTTCCTCAGCCAAGTTCATCCCGCATTCCAGATTACCACCACCCCTGTGATTATCCTGATCGCGTTCGTTGTGCTTGCCTTGACGGTTATCGTTATCAGTATCATTGTCCGAAAATTCGAGGAGCAACTCGAAAAGATCCGGCAAGAGGGAAATAAGGTTTATAAAGCCGATGTCGGCAGATTGAGTGCAAGTGCTGCTGCATTTAGTTTAGGTATTTCCAACATGCGGAAACGGAAAGGACGAACTGTCCTGACATGCTGCACGTTGGTAATTCTTACCTTTACTGTTATATCGTTTACCTCTGTGCGGACGTTTATGCACCCGAATAGAACGAGTCTACCACAGGTGACACCACGCTATACAGGACTCCTTATCCGCGACCAGTATTGGCGTCCACTTGAGGAACCCGTGCTTACCTCCGTGCTGAACGATATGCAAAAGACACAGATCACACTCACCGCCTTAGAACGGCTTTTGGAACGCAAGAACGAACTCTTGGTTAAGCAAGGAGAACAGCCTGTTGACCTCGCGGAAGCACGGAGAACTTTAGAAGAGAAGGGTTTCATCGAACAGGTAGACGCAGAATCCGTCTTAACCGTCCGGAATGTCGTCGCACCGCGCGCATGGTATCAATCCTCAGGAACCGGAGACCAATCGTTTGTCCAACTTACGCGTACTGAGAACGAATCAGATCCATCACCGCCGACACACCCACTCACGGGTGAAGCGTTGACATTCGCTGCAAACATGCTCGTGGGTATGAATGAATCAGAACCCGGTGTCAGCGGTATCAACAGATACCTCCAATACGGAAAATGGTTTGACCCAGCAGATGCCAATGAATGGCCGACGGAGTGGCCCTACGCCATTGTGTTGCCCAAAGGAATGGCAGAACTGCTTAAGATCACCGAAAGCGATATGGGGAAAGCCACCGTCTCTGTTTACGGTGCCGACTTCACTGTCGTCGGTGTCCTCGGTATCGGCTTCAAGGATCTTACCGATAACGACGGCGAAGAACTCACACCTGTCGATTATCAGTTGATGCAACAGCAGCGGAGCCGGGGTGCCACTGGTGATGAGACGCTTGAAGGTGAATTACAGAAATACCTCCATCTCACGCCAGACAGTGTTGCCATCCTTCCTTATCAGGTAGTTATGAATCAAGGCGGCACACTCCGAAGTGTTGCCGTTAACATGGAACCGCAACAGGATGATCCGAAGTTGTTAGGTGCAATTGATAAGTTAGATCTCATCATGGCACCGCTCATGAACCGCATTGCCCTTGATTTCTTTGTGGGACGTGATAAAGATACATATCTCTACAGCAGTATCGGAATGACGAGTTTCAGTGGTATGGGTAACCTGTTCGTACCCATCCTGATCGCCGCTCTTATCGTTCTTAACACCATGCTTGGAGCCGTCTATGAGCGGGTCCGTGAAATCAGCATTTACAGTTCCGTCGGACTCGCGCCTGTGCATATCGCCTTCCTCTTCCTTGCGGAGGCATGCGTCTATGCCATCGTTGGTGCGGTGTTAGGCTATCTCATGGGACAAGCAATAGCAACAACCCTCGTGCATTTCGGTTGGCTCGCTGGGTTGACGCTTAACTATTCGTCAATGTCAACCGTCGTCGCAACAATTATTGTCATGCTTGTCGTTTTACTCAGCACCATGTATCCGGCAATCAAGGCTTCACGGATGGCAGTCCCTGATATCGAACGTAAATGGAAACTACCAGAACCTGAAGGGGATGTATGGCACTTCAACTTACCCTTTACCGTCCTTGAAGAAGAAGCACTCGGGTTGAACGTCTTTATGCGCGACTATTTTGATGCACATGCCGACGAATCCGCCAGCGACTTCTATACCGATCAGGTTGCGTTCAGCCAAATAGAAGCCGAAGATTCTTATCAGATCGGGATGATGGTATGGTTGGCACCTTATGACTTAGGTGTGAGCCAGTCGATCCAGTTCGTTACATCCCCAGTCGGTGGTGAAGAAGAGGATCTCTACAAAATCACGTTGGATGTCCACCGTGAGAGTGGCGAGATTGCCTCTTGGAAGCGGGTCAACCGACGTTTCCTCAATTTACTGCGGAAACAACTTCTGATTTGGCGGACATTCAGCGTCGATATCCGAGCAGAGTTCCATGAACGCGGTAGAACCGAAGGTATGGACCCGGAGGCAGAAGAAGCAGGACAGATGGAACCAGTACCGACACCAGCGGACTGA
- a CDS encoding PqqD family protein, which yields MLNRILYALKLKKRPEMDRTRIMKSFPVRNQLINWEIDDKGEASLVVPQKDKLWTRLASKLFMLPDKRVIVLDSIGTYVWKMCDGKHTISQIIKGVQNQYQLTRKEAETSLFTFMQQLGKRNFIGFAIPNPQQNAPVTPEPEKQGIFGFLQRR from the coding sequence ATGCTAAACAGAATTCTATACGCTCTCAAACTCAAGAAACGTCCGGAGATGGATCGGACTCGGATCATGAAGTCGTTTCCTGTTCGGAACCAGTTGATAAACTGGGAGATAGACGACAAAGGCGAAGCCTCACTCGTTGTTCCACAGAAAGACAAACTCTGGACCCGACTCGCCAGCAAACTTTTTATGCTCCCCGATAAAAGGGTTATTGTATTAGATTCCATCGGAACTTATGTGTGGAAGATGTGCGACGGTAAGCATACCATTTCACAGATTATAAAGGGAGTCCAAAACCAGTACCAGTTGACTCGGAAAGAAGCGGAAACGTCCCTCTTTACGTTTATGCAGCAGCTTGGCAAACGGAATTTTATAGGGTTCGCCATTCCGAACCCGCAACAGAACGCCCCTGTAACGCCCGAACCTGAAAAACAGGGTATTTTTGGATTCCTACAGAGACGGTAA
- a CDS encoding metal-dependent hydrolase, with protein sequence MELNNGIRLTWLGHSTFKIEADGQTLLIDPWVTNNPVCPDALKTFDSLDVILITHGHADHISDAVPLAKKHTPTVVSIVEIAGWLGKQDVENTIGMNKGGTVSVGGVKATMVSANHSSSFTEEDGTTVYLGEPAGYVIEFGNGYKIYHAGDTNVFGDMRIIGEIYQPDLALLPIGDHFTMGPREAAYAAQLLNVPTILPIHYGTFPLLTGTPEELRKLTASQDVEIISLEVGETLD encoded by the coding sequence ATGGAACTTAACAATGGTATTCGCCTGACGTGGCTCGGACACTCCACCTTTAAAATCGAAGCAGATGGACAAACGCTCCTCATAGACCCATGGGTAACCAACAACCCTGTGTGTCCTGATGCGCTCAAGACCTTCGACAGTCTCGATGTTATCCTCATAACGCATGGACACGCAGATCACATTAGCGATGCAGTACCACTGGCGAAAAAACATACACCGACAGTTGTGTCTATCGTTGAAATCGCAGGATGGCTTGGTAAACAGGATGTCGAGAACACGATCGGTATGAATAAGGGTGGGACTGTCTCTGTCGGCGGCGTGAAAGCAACGATGGTCTCAGCAAATCATAGTAGCAGTTTCACAGAGGAAGACGGTACAACAGTTTATTTGGGGGAACCCGCAGGCTATGTGATTGAATTCGGGAACGGCTACAAAATTTATCATGCTGGGGATACGAACGTGTTCGGGGACATGCGGATTATCGGTGAGATTTACCAACCTGACCTCGCATTGCTCCCTATCGGCGACCATTTCACGATGGGACCGCGTGAAGCCGCCTACGCTGCACAATTACTCAATGTCCCAACGATTCTGCCCATCCATTACGGGACTTTCCCACTCTTGACAGGAACCCCCGAAGAACTCCGTAAATTGACGGCATCTCAGGATGTGGAAATCATTTCATTAGAGGTTGGGGAAACATTAGACTAA